A single window of Onychomys torridus chromosome 8, mOncTor1.1, whole genome shotgun sequence DNA harbors:
- the LOC118589604 gene encoding probable low-specificity L-threonine aldolase 2 isoform X3 translates to MAVRYLMGCSLLTEKQSDHTEQAGAVEPSWTQFQVLPSSYLSVMCHCRRRGSQVLLGQECHLHVYEQGGVAQIAGVHSHPLPDMPHGTLDLNELERALTRGFGSSYHPVCELVCLENTHSSAGGRVLPIDYLRQVRLLAHTYGARVHLDGARLMNAAVALRVPLARLVEHCDSVSFCFSKGLGAPVGALVGGSKDFVEEAWRLRKALGGGMRQAGVLAAAALVGLAEAEEVLPRDHENAQRFAKGLQALASPICSVDPATVETNMVLVQVAGLPPTELCRRLQAVSTEEVVQTGCAVSVLLFPWTEHSVRTVWHRDVSAQDTELVLRKWEFVLRELMP, encoded by the exons ATGGCAGTGAGGTATCTTATGGGGTGCTCCTTGCTAACTGAGAAGCAGTCTGACCACACTGAGCAGGCAGGGGCAGTGGAACCCTCTTGGACCCAGTTCCAAGTCCTGCCCTCCTCCTACCTATCAGTGATGTGTCACTGCCGGCGCCGGGGTTCCCAGGTCCTCCTTGGGCAAGAATGCCATCTCCACGTCTATGAGCAAGGCGGGGTGGCTCAG ATTGCTGGAGTGcactcccaccccctcccagACATGCCCCATGGCACCCTGGACCTGAATGAGCTAGAGAGGGCACTCACTCGGGGCTTCGGGAGCTCCTACCATCCAGTCTGCGAGCTTGTGTGCCTGGAGAACACACACAGCAGTGCCGGCGGCCGGGTACTCCCCATTGACTACCTCCGCCAG GTGCGCCTCCTGGCCCACACCTATGGAGCACGGGTCCACCTGGATGGGGCGCGGCTGATGAATGCAGCCGTGGCTCTGCGTGTGCCCCTTGCCCGCCTTGTGGAGCACTGTGACTCTGTATCCTTCTGTTTCTCTAAG GGCCTCGGTGCCCCGGTGGGGGCTCTGGTAGGGGGATCCAAGGACTTCGTTGAAGAAGCCTGGCGCCTCCGCAAAGCCCTGGGTGGAGGCATGCGCCAGGCTGGAGTACTGGCTGCAGCTGCCCTGGTGGGACTGGCTGAGGCAGAGGAGGTACTGCCAAGGGACCATGAGAATGCCCAGAGATTCGCTAAAG GACTCCAGGCCCTGGCATCACCCATTTGCTCTGTGGATCCTGCCACTGTGGAGACCAACATGGTGCTGGTGCAGGTGGCTGGCCTGCCTCCTACAGAGCTGTGCCGGCGCCTACAGGCTGTGAGCACTGAGGAGGTGGTTCAGACTGGCTGTGCCGTGAGTGTGCTGCTGTTTCCCTGGACAGAACACTCTGTGCGGACTGTGTGGCACCGAGATGTATCTGCTCAGGACACTGAACTGGTGCTGAGGAAATGGGAGTTTGTGCTGAGAGAGTTGATGCCCTGA
- the Birc5 gene encoding baculoviral IAP repeat-containing protein 5: protein METPVLPATWQLYLMDHRISTFKNWPFLEGCSCTPERMAEAGFIHCPTENEPDLAQCFFCFKELEGWEPDDNPIEEHKKHSPGCAFLTVKKQFEELTLSEFLKLDKERAKNKIAKETNSKQKEFEETAKTVRHSIEQMASLSGAT from the exons ATGGAGACCCCGGTTCTCCCCGCGACCTGGCAACTGTATCTCATGGACCACCGCATCTCCACCTTCAAGAACTGGCCGTTCCTGGAGGGCTGCTCCTGCACCCCAGAGCGG ATGGCGGAAGCTGGCTTCATCCACTGCCCTACCGAGAATGAGCCTGACTTGGCCCAGTGTTTTTTCTGCTTTAAGGAGTTGGAAGGCTGGGAACCCGATGACAACCCCAT AGAGGAGCATAAGAAGCACTCGCCTGGGTGTGCCTTCCTTACTGTCAAGAAGCAGTTTGAAGAACTAACCCTCAGTGAATTTTTGAAACTGGACAAAGAAAGAGCCAAGAACAAAATT GCAAAGGAGACCAACAGCAAGCAGAAAGAATTCGAAGAAACAGCCAAGACTGTCCGCCACTCCATTGAGCAGATGGCTTCCTTATCTGGGGCAACCTGA
- the LOC118589604 gene encoding probable low-specificity L-threonine aldolase 2 isoform X1 yields the protein MFRRLARAAVPGLRVPWARWSRNWAGVPAQVVDLRSDTVTRPGPAMRRAMAEALVGDDDYGEDPTVSELQEKAAKLFGVEQTLFVPTNTMANLISVMCHCRRRGSQVLLGQECHLHVYEQGGVAQIAGVHSHPLPDMPHGTLDLNELERALTRGFGSSYHPVCELVCLENTHSSAGGRVLPIDYLRQVRLLAHTYGARVHLDGARLMNAAVALRVPLARLVEHCDSVSFCFSKGLGAPVGALVGGSKDFVEEAWRLRKALGGGMRQAGVLAAAALVGLAEAEEVLPRDHENAQRFAKGLQALASPICSVDPATVETNMVLVQVAGLPPTELCRRLQAVSTEEVVQTGCAVSVLLFPWTEHSVRTVWHRDVSAQDTELVLRKWEFVLRELMP from the exons ATGTTCCGCAGACTGGCCCGGGCCGCAGTCCCGGGGCTCAGGGTGCCCTGGGCGCGGTGGTCTAGGAACTGGGCGGGGGTCCCAGCCCAGGTGGTAGACCTGCGCAGCGACACTGTGACCCGGCCAGGGCCGGCCATGAGGCGCGCCATGGCCGAGGCGCTCGTGGGAGACGACGATTACGGCGAAGACCCCACAGTCAGCG aACTGCAGGAAAAGGCTGCAAAGTTGTTTGGGGTGGAGCAGACCCTGTTTGTACCCACCAACACCATGGCCAACCTTATCTCTG TGATGTGTCACTGCCGGCGCCGGGGTTCCCAGGTCCTCCTTGGGCAAGAATGCCATCTCCACGTCTATGAGCAAGGCGGGGTGGCTCAG ATTGCTGGAGTGcactcccaccccctcccagACATGCCCCATGGCACCCTGGACCTGAATGAGCTAGAGAGGGCACTCACTCGGGGCTTCGGGAGCTCCTACCATCCAGTCTGCGAGCTTGTGTGCCTGGAGAACACACACAGCAGTGCCGGCGGCCGGGTACTCCCCATTGACTACCTCCGCCAG GTGCGCCTCCTGGCCCACACCTATGGAGCACGGGTCCACCTGGATGGGGCGCGGCTGATGAATGCAGCCGTGGCTCTGCGTGTGCCCCTTGCCCGCCTTGTGGAGCACTGTGACTCTGTATCCTTCTGTTTCTCTAAG GGCCTCGGTGCCCCGGTGGGGGCTCTGGTAGGGGGATCCAAGGACTTCGTTGAAGAAGCCTGGCGCCTCCGCAAAGCCCTGGGTGGAGGCATGCGCCAGGCTGGAGTACTGGCTGCAGCTGCCCTGGTGGGACTGGCTGAGGCAGAGGAGGTACTGCCAAGGGACCATGAGAATGCCCAGAGATTCGCTAAAG GACTCCAGGCCCTGGCATCACCCATTTGCTCTGTGGATCCTGCCACTGTGGAGACCAACATGGTGCTGGTGCAGGTGGCTGGCCTGCCTCCTACAGAGCTGTGCCGGCGCCTACAGGCTGTGAGCACTGAGGAGGTGGTTCAGACTGGCTGTGCCGTGAGTGTGCTGCTGTTTCCCTGGACAGAACACTCTGTGCGGACTGTGTGGCACCGAGATGTATCTGCTCAGGACACTGAACTGGTGCTGAGGAAATGGGAGTTTGTGCTGAGAGAGTTGATGCCCTGA
- the Tmem235 gene encoding transmembrane protein 235, with product MALLAALFLSAALGALLSFALLAAAVASDYWYILEVANPGGPGGAQQLSSHSGLWRTCEGKNSCVPLIDPFASDSLEASPSIQHLLLLHRTVMVVLPLSLILIVCGWVCGLLSSLSQSVPLLLLTGCYFLLGGALTMAGVSIYISYSHLAFVETARLYGVQHVQSVNISFGWSLALAWGSCALEVLSGALLLTAARFLSLSQRPGMPHSVII from the exons ATGGCCCTCCTGGCCGCCTTGTTCCTGAGCGCAGCCCTGGGCGCCCTGCTCAGCTTCGCGCTGCTGGCAGCTGCGGTCGCCAGCGACTACTGGTACATCCTGGAGGTGGCGAACCCTGGCGGCCCCGGTGGTGCGCAGCAGCTCTCCTCACATTCTGGGCTCTGGCGCACCTGCGAAG GGAAGAACAGCTGTGTGCCCCTGATTGACCCGTTTGCCAGTGACAGCTTGGAAGCCTCCCCCTCAATACAGCACCTTCTCT TGCTGCATCGCACAGTCATGGTGGTCCTTCCTCTGAGCCTCATCCTCATCGTGTGTGGCTGGGTCTGCGGCTTGCTCAGCTCCCTGTCCCAGAGTGTCCCTCTGCTGCTCCTCACTGGCTGCTACTTCTTGCTAGGGG GTGCCCTGACCATGGCAGGGGTCAGCATCTACATCAGCTACTCACACCTGGCATTTGTGGAGACTGCCCGCCTGTATGGTGTACAGCACGTGCAGAGTGTGAACATCAGCTTTGGCTGGTCACTGGCCCTGGCCTGGGGTTCCTGTGCCTTGGAGGTGCTCAGTGGTGCCCTCCTGCTCACAGCTGCCCGATTCCTCAGCCTGAGCCAACGCCCAGGAATGCCCCACTCCGTGATCATCTGA
- the LOC118589604 gene encoding probable low-specificity L-threonine aldolase 1 isoform X2, which yields MFRRLARAAVPGLRVPWARWSRNWAGVPAQVVDLRSDTVTRPGPAMRRAMAEALVGDDDYGEDPTVSELQEKAAKLFGVEQTLFVPTNTMANLISVMCHCRRRGSQVLLGQECHLHVYEQGGVAQIAGVHSHPLPDMPHGTLDLNELERALTRGFGSSYHPVCELVCLENTHSSAGGRVLPIDYLRQGLGAPVGALVGGSKDFVEEAWRLRKALGGGMRQAGVLAAAALVGLAEAEEVLPRDHENAQRFAKGLQALASPICSVDPATVETNMVLVQVAGLPPTELCRRLQAVSTEEVVQTGCAVSVLLFPWTEHSVRTVWHRDVSAQDTELVLRKWEFVLRELMP from the exons ATGTTCCGCAGACTGGCCCGGGCCGCAGTCCCGGGGCTCAGGGTGCCCTGGGCGCGGTGGTCTAGGAACTGGGCGGGGGTCCCAGCCCAGGTGGTAGACCTGCGCAGCGACACTGTGACCCGGCCAGGGCCGGCCATGAGGCGCGCCATGGCCGAGGCGCTCGTGGGAGACGACGATTACGGCGAAGACCCCACAGTCAGCG aACTGCAGGAAAAGGCTGCAAAGTTGTTTGGGGTGGAGCAGACCCTGTTTGTACCCACCAACACCATGGCCAACCTTATCTCTG TGATGTGTCACTGCCGGCGCCGGGGTTCCCAGGTCCTCCTTGGGCAAGAATGCCATCTCCACGTCTATGAGCAAGGCGGGGTGGCTCAG ATTGCTGGAGTGcactcccaccccctcccagACATGCCCCATGGCACCCTGGACCTGAATGAGCTAGAGAGGGCACTCACTCGGGGCTTCGGGAGCTCCTACCATCCAGTCTGCGAGCTTGTGTGCCTGGAGAACACACACAGCAGTGCCGGCGGCCGGGTACTCCCCATTGACTACCTCCGCCAG GGCCTCGGTGCCCCGGTGGGGGCTCTGGTAGGGGGATCCAAGGACTTCGTTGAAGAAGCCTGGCGCCTCCGCAAAGCCCTGGGTGGAGGCATGCGCCAGGCTGGAGTACTGGCTGCAGCTGCCCTGGTGGGACTGGCTGAGGCAGAGGAGGTACTGCCAAGGGACCATGAGAATGCCCAGAGATTCGCTAAAG GACTCCAGGCCCTGGCATCACCCATTTGCTCTGTGGATCCTGCCACTGTGGAGACCAACATGGTGCTGGTGCAGGTGGCTGGCCTGCCTCCTACAGAGCTGTGCCGGCGCCTACAGGCTGTGAGCACTGAGGAGGTGGTTCAGACTGGCTGTGCCGTGAGTGTGCTGCTGTTTCCCTGGACAGAACACTCTGTGCGGACTGTGTGGCACCGAGATGTATCTGCTCAGGACACTGAACTGGTGCTGAGGAAATGGGAGTTTGTGCTGAGAGAGTTGATGCCCTGA